TCCTGCAATCCTTCGCAAAAAGCTAGTCGGGGGATGCCTGCCCTGTACCCCGCTGTCCTCCTCCGCGCCTCTGCGGGCGATTCAAAGCTGCGTCACGGGCTGCAACCCCAAAGCCTCTCAGACAGGCAGCTCCACCTGCAGCTACTGCAGCAGCGACCCCATAGTGGTGACATTTAACCCTCGCAGAGGCAAACCGCCTGGAAGAAGTGTCGGAGGAGCTCATCCAATGGGTATGTTTCAAGCTGATGACGATGACTACAGCGTGCGTACCATCTGGCCTGAAGAGCTGGCCAAGAAGATGACCCATTCGAAAGCCCAAAAGAATCACTGTGCCGGGATCGGAGTCAGAGTCGGGAAGACGTGTGCAGCCCAGAACGGCAGTAATGGAACAGGCCTCGCCCTCCTGGACTGTCAAAACCTCCAGGAATATGCACACTCTCAACTAACAGATCGCGCAGGCAGACGGCGTCTTCAGCAAGGGAAAATGGCTGCCCTCGATTTTATGAGCCGCAGATCGGGATCCGGGTACGACGAAGGCCAGAACTCGCTCAAGAGGCTCCTTAACAAAGCTGAAGATGGAACAGAGCAAGACGGAGACGCAGCATATCTACATTCCCCCTCTCCCCGCTCTGCATCCCCGCCGTCCCCTGTGTCCTTTTCGCCTCCGCCGTCCGCCCCCACCACGCTCATCAAACCCAAACCCtggcagagagacagggacGGAGGAGGACATTCCCTGCCGTCGGCTCAGTCACTTCACCTGGCCCTCAACTCCCTGAACAGAGAGCAGGACGAGGAAAACAGCAGAAGTAAGAATATCTTACGACTCACCTGAGTGCAAGTcgtaaaatatgtataatatctATGCAGTAACTCATTTTCCACTGACATAAAGCCGGGTCACATCGAGTTGAATGCCGTTAAGCAGCATTTCTTTACCTGATATACTGCAGAtgtccattaaaataaaaaaaataaaaaaattcccaaattGCTACTTTTCAGAGTACACTCTAAGAAATAAAGGTTCAAAAAGGGTCCATCCTGAGGGGTCAAGGTTCTACCCAGAGCCATTTGCTTTGGAAGaaccatttttttaaggaacaaTCATTTATAAGACTAGGAGTTCAATTTAGATAAAAAACGATGGTTAATAGAACGAGATATATGGATATTAATATGTGAATGGGTTCTCAGCAGAATACCCTGAGTGGGTtctatattaaccctttgggaTATAAATGGGTTCTCAATTGAAccccctctttcttttctaGACTAAACACTTAAGCTATAAAGGGGCAGAACATCATGGGTGGGTTCTAGGAGGGTTCTGGGTGGAGCCTTTCACAGATGGTTACAGGTACAACCCTTTATGTTGGGGTTCTTGGTAGATCCCTCTGAAAGGGTTCAAGTTAGAATCTTACTTAAAGGGTCTATGAGTAACCAAAACGGGTTGTACTAGGGGAATAAGCTGAAGAACCAAACATGGTTCTAGTtagcatctttttttctaagAGTGCAGTGCAGCCCGTCTGTGTTTGCATGCTGTCATGATTCTGAGGCCGTTCCCCCTGACGTGTTAaataatttgttgtgtttttaaacagatgcacacacatttgGGAACATCCAGCTTCTTTGGATCTCAGCAAGTTGTTTCATTTAAGtcataaaataatcaaagtgGTTCTGGCCAGAACTCTTTCATAGTTAATGCGACTAATGAGCGTTCAGACTAATACGACCCACTTTAGAATCAGTGGTGATTCAGCTacttaaaagttttgttttaatagttCTTCCCCCTGTGCAAAGTATTATTCCTCTGCAGACACTAGGTCTCAATAATGAAACGTGAGCGGAATGAATTTGTGTTTGCAGAGGTTAATTTATGCGTATTCATCAATATGTTAGCAGCTGCAATCTTTTTGTTGGTACAAACAAAATCTCCATCTGCCTCTTACTGCTCAAAGTGCTTGTGTAAATAAgaaatgcacagaaatattGCTTGtcattattagatattataatTCTAATAAGCCCCATTATGTTTTCATCCTGTGCTGAATTACAAACCTGAATTTGTACTGTAAATCTATTTccatattacattacattttatatattatgacaaaaaaaatgtttgaatatcAAAACATGTCTTACAAGCTAAGGGCTGGCATGTTTTcttgcatcacttttcttctttctcttcgCGTTTAGACAAGAATGGTCCTAtcacaaacagaaaagtctttcctttgcgttaaaaaaattatatgtttatataataACATTTTGAGAATGACTCTTATATTCATATggtctgcaaaaacaaccaaaaatgctgtagtatacatgccaggccagtagttggcagtgtaactttgtaatgacacacacattgccagaattcaaaaataaaaaattacactctgggaCCCCAGTTCAACAGTTTGCTTTGCAGGCCCCCAAAacggccaaactgcaacaaaacattTCGTGCAAGAACCTTAGTCTGTCATCTCTTGCACAACAGGTTCTGCAAACTCTTGTGCCCCTCAGTGCGTCTTCAGTCCTCCTGCCAAAGGGCTGTTTGAGCACGAGGCAGTTCACATCAGTTTCTTAAACGAAAAGAAGCTAAATACACATTAAATCGACGAGAACCCCACTCAATTCAAGCCCAAGGGAATAGTCAGAGGTCCATCTCGAACTCGTCACACCACTAAtaacagaagaaataaaatatactttttcaaCTCCACTTCACCAAAAACAACTTCAATCTCAGCATTGGAAacgtttttctttctctctctctctctttgtttgcaGCGTGTTCGCAGGTCGACAGTATACACCCATCCATAGTAATTATCAGCTCCTTATATGGTGGTCACTGGTTATGCATGGGCGGGGTTTTATGCTAAATGCTGACTAGCGAGAGCGAGCCGTCAATTTACGATCAAGTCGCGAGTATACACGTGCCTACAAAAGTCCGAGTTTCCCACATCGTTCATAAAACCAATGTAGGTTTTTAGTATCAAGGTGTTTTATGTGCAAATCCACTCTATTCTACTTAACTAGCATTTTATGAATGAGACCCAACGTCTCGACACACTTCTGTCAATCTCGTCTTCTTTCAGTGCACCTTTCTCTgccgctctcctcctctctaccGGCCTCTCTGTCTGATGAGACCGTGATGACACCTGATGCCGAGAACGCCGTGGTCAGTCCCATCCTGCCCTTCCTGTTTCTGGGGAACGAAAGAGATGCCCAGGACCTGGACCTGCTGCTGCGCCTCAACATTGGCTACGTGGTCAACGTGACAACGCACCTGCCGCTCTACCACGTCAACTCTGGGCTGCGCTACAAAAGGCTGCCAGCCACTGATAACAGCAAGCAAAACCTCCGACAGTACTTTGAGGAGGTTTTCGAGTTCATTGGTGAGAGTCCCACCTCTGATACactacacaaaacacacacactcatctggttttttaaccctttaacacctggatcgacttcatttttttttgtgctgcagttcAGGCGCCTTTCACTAGCAATGaaaccttcaaaatctgagaaaatcggtttgatttctttcaaaaacaggaaaaaagaccTAATGTGTAATTTGGCAAGAAGTGccccacaaactgaaaaaaaaagatgaagttgTGTATAGAAGCAAATATTGAGACTGTGAATACCAGTTTATATgcaaaatatagttttctttgtcattttaaagctaCAATACGTAATTTTGCCTATTTTGAGagtttgaccgcagttcacgAGCAGCAATTGACATTATTGACAGATGCATTAGAGACTTCTCAGCTTTGATTGCTTGTTTTTGGTCGTATGTGGTGAAGTGCTACCAGGCAATGGAGTAGGCAGAGGagtatgatttttgtttttttaaaacacattatgcCTCATGAAGTGCTGTGTGAATGTAGTGACTGTTTTAGCaaatattcaggttttttttttttcctaatgttACCTACTAAATTTTTAAGTGCACTATATTTCCAATATATCAGTTAGGTGGTAGGTAAACTAGGGATGGTTGTGTGTACACTAGTTGTAAATAATTTGGGGAATTTGttgacataatatatatatgtgttaaaAGAAACAGTGAGAAAGGAGTAAGGATATATAAGTTTGACTTCTACCTACTCTTTTTCGGACactgtacttttgttttgttggtttgtttgtttgtttataatatgttttgatttttgggggggTTCAAAATAAAGTCGTTCATCcattcaatcatttttactgctttacatTGCCCTTTCTAATGAGGAACTCAACTCATTGTATCCATCTATGCTGCctttaaagccaccagactcatTGACGAATTAGTAATTTTAGCTCGCATAACATGGGAGTTGCATGTCTGCTGCTGCCTTGATGCGTTTGTTTGTGTTAGtttgtgattttggtgaatccaaatgaatcttttaaaacaccaaagtcatacAATTACACTTACATAGTAACTTATAGTGACCTATgcttgaattgatttttttatataataaaaacacattttttgttgctaCCCCTGTCCACTGCAAAACATTGCCTCTGTGGTGGTACCGTCCCTTTAAGACAGTTTATACTTCTTTAATTTAGCAAATTGAGCTcatctgttttgttgttctcATCCACAGAGGAGGCATATCAGAGTGGACAGGGAGTGTTGGTACACTGCCAGGCGGGCGTGTCCCGTTCTGCAACAATTGTCATCGCCTACCTTATGAAGCACACCCTCATGACAATGACAGATGCTTACAAGTATGTGCGGAGCCGTCGTCCCGTGGTGTCCCCGAATCTAAACTTCATGGGCCAGCTTCTGGAGTTCGAGAGGGACCTCAACTCCGGGGTGACTCCTCGCATCCTGATGCCTAAACTCAACGGCGTGGAGACGCAGGTGTGAGGAAAGTCGGGAGGGTTTCTGCAGgtaaagaagaaattaaagtGGCATTGATGAGCGTCAGAGAAAGAGTGCAGCAAATCATAGAAGACAGACGCGATGAGAAATATTACAATTGGAAATCGGTGGTGTGTCTGGCAATTAGTGCACTTTTAATACTGTGAAACACGAGACAAAAAGACTGGATGCATCATTTGTTTAACTCTTAGACAACATGATCATCATCCAGTGTACTGTTTATAAGATAATGTGCCAATATTTTGTATAGACCTAACATCACTCTCagatatctctttttttctgatgtctcCTCCTTTTGGTTCCCATCGTTTAcatccacaaacacaaatacagtgaCTTTGCCATTAATCATAAATGCATGCACAACGCAAACATGGAGAGGGTTCACCGATAAAGTCCTACTTCAACTAAAACACCACTCTGATGTTTCCACCACATGTAGCAACACACAGGTTATTACAATGCACTTTACTTCCCATGCATTCGTTTTATTATCAGCAGCTGAAATGTCACAAGGATGAGGAGAATCATCACACGGACCTCAGTCACTGTTTTCGGTTAATATTatcatgtatgttttttttttaatttttttggaaactGTGCAATAGAGCCACGCTGAAGGATGTGAGTAGCATTAACCTGGGAAACCTAACGCAGAAGTAcagtggccctgagggtcaaaacacaacaacatttcctaaaatatttcattttccaaaacacaacagcatttcccaaaataaaacaacacttcCCAGAacactacatttcccaaaataaaacatttcccaaaacaaagcAACGTTTCCCAAAacaatatttcccaaaacacagTGCATCCAATCAGCAACAAGGAATCATTGCCCAATAACTTTTATGGTTTGAGCCCCaccaaatatttgttttgtcttgttgtaGTGTTATCTGAAATGCTGTAGTGAATTGACCCTCAGGCCACCGTGCAGAAGGCACAAACAGCTTACTGCAAAGTgtaaaaatggttttatttcagTGATGCTGAAGTCAAGTATGAAATAATGCTGTGCACTCGCAGGATTAGAGTTAATACACTGAAATAAGCTCATTTTGAACACATTTCCTGCAGACCACAAACCACAACTCAACAATAgttttagaaatgtctttatgatttacagtatattttataATGGGTTGGCAGGATTTGTCCTGCTGTAataatgtgctttaaaaaacagaccTTCTCCAACTGTGCACAGTTCATTATGTGGTTGATTCATTCGataaatgcagtattttattATAAGTTTTACAGCCTAAAAACTGTTATTGTTTGGAGTTAAGCATGAAACAGTCCTGTCATGGTGCACGGACATATACGGTATTTctctaaatttaaaaagcacattgaTATTGTGGATATGACACAGTAAAGAGGCAACATTTAACATCCTGCTCAACCTGTCTGATCATAGAGCCAAACTATTAATTATGTTATGCTGAAAACACTGTTTGAaactacttttattttgtcactcTTGACTCGCTCCTTTTGTTTAAACATCCTGCAGCAGATTACAAGTGTGATTTTAATACCAGAAAGAGACTGACaaggaccaatttcaaaaatgtcaagtttCACAGCTTATGCTGTCTTAACTAAAAGACTAACACTCTAAAGGAGCTGTATACAACATTAAAAGCATATCTATGTTTCAGAGGTTGTCTGCACGTGGTTCTCAGCATGGAGGTGGCTGAAACGGGGTTAACAGCTAATGTTGCTAGAATATCCAAGATTAGCCAGCACGAACCATAACCGTGACCTTGACACATCAACGTGACAAGAACTAGCTAATCACAGCACTTGGGATCtattttaactcattttagggataagtttaaataaaaattcaattcaaaacacTTCATTCATCCCCAAGTGACAATTTGTAAGGTACGCAGAGTAGCGTGTTAAAAAACTACACATAATTACAATGCCATAAAGACGACAATGATGTggaattaaatacaaaattttaaaaaaaaaacagttcaaagattgcaataatgaaaaatgtaatgccGTCACATGATATAAGAATTTCCATCGGTCCAAAAGTATAACTGTAAATATGAGTACTCTGATGGTGAGAATGGCAATAATAACGTAGGATAgatatgtgtatatgtgctATAATAATGACCTGAAAGGCACGTCACTGTGGAAAACATTAAACTATGagtaaaataagataaaaatagacAGCTGTACTCATTATAATAGAATAGTAACCTGAGAAGAAATTAGTGTAATAAATGGAATAagctgcaataaataaatatctgtaaaCATTACAACTAAGATAAAACTAGTGCAAGTTATGCAATGACAAGTAACTGCatcactgctgtgtgttttccctcGTTGAAGGGTTTTTTGGGAGGAATTTTTACTTATACACTGTGGTTTAAGGATtaagagggatgttgtatgctgtaaagccagCTGAGggaatttgtgatttgtgataatgggcttcataaattgaattgaattgaattgaattgaactgaactgaactgaactgaactgaactgaattgaattgaattgaattgaactgaactgaactgaattggaCTACTCTAAGCCAGGTGCAAACAGACATAGCGACAGCtgtttgctgttattttaatgtttttaatgtcgTAAACAGCTCCTTTAAAGCAAAATCTACTTTACATTTAGTTAtttgaattataattattttaactgtgaaggtgtcaaaaaacaactgtttctTTAGAGATGGTGATGACTTGTAGCTGACTGTCGTTGTTTCTCCTGAACTGTTCTTTTGCCTTATTGTCCTTACTGAACTTTTTAACTGTGTCCCTCATGACTATGCATTCATTTTATGATTATGAAGGCTTTGGTTTGATCAGAGAAGGCTGATTCACTGTGAACTCTTCCACTGTTAAGGCCGAGGCCTGAGTCCTTTCCAATACTATAATTATAGTTATAGGTCCTGAACAGTCAGTCTTtaagtttaaagttaaaacatcACCTAACATAGGAAGATACGaaaaaaactggactttaaaagtgtcttttttgttaTGAAACACTTATACAGCTGCGGTTCACAAATTAATTATAATGCGCAAATCCAGTGCAGATTATCCAGCTTTTCAAAGTATCTGGTTAAACCTTCATATTATATCAGTTGATTCACTCTGTGGGAAGAAAAAGTTTTTAGACAAGAACTGCCGTTTTTAATCTGTTAGCGAAGGATGAgaattatttttgcatattttttaagcagTAATTTATGACGGAAGTATTTGCAAATGAAATTAGAATTTTTGCTTGTGTCAAATGTGACACATTTGTACAGAAAGATTCAGCTGTGGGAAGAGGGCACACTTGTGctcttaatattttatttatttgtgttctcTTTTCTTAGACAGAGGAAATAAATGGTAGTGTAGTCTGACAGGGAGGCTCCAGAACAGTCCCATCTATTATTAATTAAAGCTCACATGACAACAAATTAGACTAAAGAAGGTGCAGTTTTAGTGTCcataaaaacccacaaaaatgtaaatgtcaagAATAGGTGACTGATTATAAATTTTTCAATCCAAACTACAAATTCACTAGCTTTCTTGAAATTTTTTCGTATTATACTTGTATTTTAACCCAATTCCAGTTGCCCCTTTTccagattttaacaaaaattcCCTGTCCCGAGTTTCTACAACCAAAATGCCTTGAGTTTAGCCTTGTGTAATTTGGTCCTCCCGTGTTGCCATTATAAATAAGACTTTGTAAGATGATCCTGATTTTTTGCTTGTTGGATTTATTTAAGTGACTTTGATAGAGGCGATATATTTTTCTACAGTCAAACTTCTTCATCAGAGTTACTGTAACTgtgtatttacagttttttacatGAATCTTTGTTTTGTACGAAGGGCCGTTTGGACAGAACGCCATCTTCCAACTCTGCAGTGACAGTAAAGGAGCCGTGTCCACCAATGCGTTTGGGGTTTTTTCCTGAGAGTGgggtatatatttaaaagtccTTCTAATGGGAGCACTGTGTATGTACAaacaccacccctcctgccgAAATACAGCTCTGTGTGTCGGTGTCTGACACAGACATGACTGACAAAGCAGTGGTTTTTGATAAACtgggagtgagaacgggctggataagcagatgaaaatggatggaaagCAACTAAATGCAACCAAAACATCTCAGTTAAAGAAAAGCTGCAACTTCAATTCACTATTAAGCACTCCCAGCTGGATATTTCCTGAGAGGCGCCTGGTGTTTTCGgctctctctcaaaaaaaaccctgctttgGTGGACACAGGCCCTAAGGATCTCGAGCGGTGCTTTACGTTGCAGTATCTCACTGTTATCAGACCTCAGTAAACTTGGGTCAACACGCCGCATTCCTGTTTTTAACCTCTTGCCTTTCTTTCAGCTGGAGAGACTTTCAACCAAACACGCTGTTCACCCCTCCGTCTCTCCAGCTCTGCTCCCAGTCGTGTTAACCTCTGAAGAGGGCCTGTTGCTACTgctccttgattttttttatacagactTTATATGCAAAATGGCTGTCGAAGCAATTTCTTTAACTCCAGGCTGTATGGACTCGCTGTGCAGTTGAGTCAATGCTGACCTCAGACATTTGTACTCGAGAGACACATCGaaggaaacatttttctctttaattcaTATAAACCGAAGGGCCAGTGTCTCTAtgggtgtcagtgtgtgtaaagaaaatctgtgttttgcaCTTGAAACGAGTTGTTACAGTATGTATGATAAGGTTTTGAGAACATTGTATATCCGTGCATTGCTTATTTGTGGGGAATTCTTCCTGTTTGTATACTTTAatgctcatttttattgtgttattccTGTACCAAATACTTAATTCAAGGACGATGAtgattcaagaaaaaaaaaagcagatcacCTCCTTCCTTCCTAACGGGGGTAAGAACTCTTCAGGTATGACTATCAGAGTAACGCTGTGCTGTTTCACCCCGCCGCCCCGCCTCCTCCAGAGACCCAGAAACTCATGTTATCTAACCTGTGATGCTCTTCCTTTTCATGATGGATTGTTTCTCTTAAgcaaatgtaatattttcatattgtaGTAACTGGTCCGTTGTATTTAGACAATGTTTTTACCTATACTCTTCATAATTCTTTGAGGTGCACTGTGACTAATACAATGCTGCTATATCACAAAGACTTTTCTTTTGTACGTCACGTTTAGCCGACGCAGATGTCGCTAAAGGTGGCCGTTACAAACTGGGCTCGAATTACGGAGTCCCTGCTTACATTGTTCCAATTCAATCGAGGCTTTACTATTGTGCTGCCCTCGGCGCAGTGTATTAATCTCAGAGTGACTGTGTGTAGCTCTTCCCGTTGGTCTTCCTTTACAAAGCATGATAGAGTGAGAAGAGAGAGTAAAATGTAGCGGGGGAAAATAGCCCATCTCATTGCTCACTGTGGTTCAATAAAACTGTGAGGTTGCTTTTTTCTGCAACTGTGTTGATTTGTCAGAAATTTTGTCTATAGGTTTTATGACTTTAGTTACAGAATATGAGAAGAAATGTCCATCTATAGGAACATTTGTATCTATATTTGACACAATCTTGATTATGTCCTCTATTAGCATTTATCCGAGAAAA
This genomic window from Plectropomus leopardus isolate mb chromosome 13, YSFRI_Pleo_2.0, whole genome shotgun sequence contains:
- the si:dkey-175m17.7 gene encoding dual specificity protein phosphatase 10 → MGLRNLGGCLSTASTSNTSSSNSTVSDCRASLFKPLRCASCSGEAGNFESPAILRKKLVGGCLPCTPLSSSAPLRAIQSCVTGCNPKASQTGSSTCSYCSSDPIVVTFNPRRGKPPGRSVGGAHPMGMFQADDDDYSVRTIWPEELAKKMTHSKAQKNHCAGIGVRVGKTCAAQNGSNGTGLALLDCQNLQEYAHSQLTDRAGRRRLQQGKMAALDFMSRRSGSGYDEGQNSLKRLLNKAEDGTEQDGDAAYLHSPSPRSASPPSPVSFSPPPSAPTTLIKPKPWQRDRDGGGHSLPSAQSLHLALNSLNREQDEENSRMHLSLPLSSSLPASLSDETVMTPDAENAVVSPILPFLFLGNERDAQDLDLLLRLNIGYVVNVTTHLPLYHVNSGLRYKRLPATDNSKQNLRQYFEEVFEFIEEAYQSGQGVLVHCQAGVSRSATIVIAYLMKHTLMTMTDAYKYVRSRRPVVSPNLNFMGQLLEFERDLNSGVTPRILMPKLNGVETQV